A region of Paractinoplanes abujensis DNA encodes the following proteins:
- a CDS encoding enoyl-CoA hydratase/isomerase family protein, giving the protein MGEFVTVETTDGIGTIRLDRPPMNALNTQLQEELRAAAHSATTDEQVKAVIVYGGEKVFAAGADITEFTKVGYPEMAVRAAALSSAFDAVARIPKPVVAAITGYALGGGCELALACDWRVVADDAKLGQPEIKLGIIPGAGGTQRLARLIGPARAKDLIFSGRMVDAEEALRIGLADRVVPAAEVHATALALVQPYVSGPSLALRAAKLAIDGGLNTDLASGLALESQLFAGLFATDDRIEGTTAFVEKRKPTFTGR; this is encoded by the coding sequence GTGGGTGAGTTCGTGACGGTGGAGACTACCGACGGCATCGGCACGATCCGGTTGGATCGTCCCCCGATGAACGCGCTCAACACGCAGCTTCAAGAAGAGTTGCGGGCCGCCGCGCATTCCGCCACCACGGACGAGCAGGTCAAGGCGGTCATCGTCTACGGCGGCGAGAAGGTCTTCGCCGCGGGCGCCGACATCACCGAGTTCACCAAGGTCGGCTACCCCGAGATGGCCGTGCGCGCGGCCGCGCTCTCCAGTGCTTTCGACGCCGTGGCCCGGATCCCTAAGCCGGTCGTCGCCGCGATCACGGGTTACGCCCTGGGCGGCGGCTGCGAGCTGGCCCTGGCCTGCGACTGGCGGGTGGTGGCGGACGACGCGAAACTGGGCCAGCCCGAGATCAAGCTGGGCATCATCCCCGGCGCGGGCGGCACCCAGCGGCTCGCCCGGCTGATCGGCCCGGCCCGCGCCAAGGATCTGATCTTCTCGGGCCGCATGGTCGACGCCGAGGAGGCGCTGCGCATCGGGCTGGCCGACCGGGTCGTCCCCGCGGCCGAGGTCCACGCCACGGCGCTCGCGCTCGTCCAGCCGTACGTGTCGGGTCCGTCCCTGGCTCTGCGGGCCGCGAAGCTGGCGATCGACGGCGGCCTCAACACCGACCTCGCCTCCGGGCTGGCCCTGGAGTCGCAGCTGTTCGCCGGCCTGTTCGCCACCGACGACCGGATCGAGGGCACCACGGCGTTCGTCGAGAAGCGTAAGCCCACATTTACGGGGCGTTAG
- a CDS encoding ROK family transcriptional regulator, whose product MASTRLPGTPRLLRALNDRAALELLLNRGPLTRAQLGEMTGLSKVTASQLVERLEQRGLVRRVGEQAGGRGPNAQLYAVTPGSAHVIGVDVGPDRVVAACADITGSIIGRVERSTKDTDDPVGVVHNAVVQAATDAGADMTSVRRVVLGTPGLVDPESGEISFAWDLPRWHRGLLDDLRRDLSTTVVFGNDVNMAAVAESTTGAAAGVKDFVLIWAGRGVGLASVIDGRLHQGSTGAAGEIGFLPVAGAEVPRHPGRKATKGGVRGAFQSIAGADAVKAIGKKYGFRGVEGADVVRDAVEAGPAGEPVLDELAARLALGVAATCVVLDPPLVVLAGEVSQAGGPALAARVENEVASITLVNPKVVITGVEAEPVLHGALHTALGAVRDEVFGSTTA is encoded by the coding sequence ATGGCCTCCACCCGCCTTCCGGGCACGCCCCGGCTGCTGCGCGCGCTGAACGACCGCGCGGCGCTGGAACTGCTGCTCAACCGGGGTCCGCTGACCCGGGCCCAGCTCGGTGAGATGACCGGGCTGAGCAAGGTCACCGCGTCCCAGCTGGTGGAGCGTCTGGAGCAGCGCGGCCTCGTGCGGCGGGTCGGCGAGCAGGCGGGCGGCCGCGGTCCCAACGCCCAGCTGTACGCGGTGACGCCCGGCAGCGCCCACGTGATCGGCGTCGACGTCGGCCCCGATCGGGTGGTCGCGGCCTGTGCCGACATCACCGGCTCGATCATCGGCCGGGTCGAGCGGTCCACCAAGGACACCGACGACCCGGTCGGCGTGGTGCACAACGCCGTGGTGCAGGCCGCGACCGACGCCGGCGCCGACATGACCTCCGTACGCCGGGTCGTGCTGGGGACCCCCGGCCTGGTCGACCCGGAGAGCGGCGAGATCTCCTTCGCCTGGGACCTGCCCCGCTGGCACCGCGGACTGCTCGACGACCTGCGCCGCGACCTGAGCACGACGGTGGTCTTCGGCAACGACGTGAACATGGCCGCCGTGGCCGAGTCGACCACCGGGGCGGCCGCGGGCGTCAAGGACTTCGTGCTGATCTGGGCCGGCCGTGGCGTCGGTCTGGCCAGCGTCATCGACGGCCGCCTGCATCAGGGCAGCACGGGCGCGGCGGGCGAGATCGGCTTCCTGCCCGTGGCCGGCGCCGAGGTACCCCGGCATCCGGGCCGCAAGGCGACCAAGGGCGGGGTGCGGGGCGCGTTCCAGAGCATCGCGGGCGCCGACGCGGTCAAGGCGATCGGCAAGAAGTACGGCTTCCGCGGTGTGGAGGGGGCCGACGTGGTGCGCGACGCCGTCGAGGCGGGCCCGGCCGGCGAGCCGGTGCTCGACGAGCTGGCCGCCCGGCTGGCCCTGGGCGTGGCGGCGACCTGCGTGGTCCTCGACCCGCCGCTGGTCGTGCTGGCCGGTGAGGTGTCGCAGGCCGGTGGGCCGGCACTGGCCGCGCGGGTCGAGAACGAGGTGGCCTCGATCACGCTGGTCAACCCGAAAGTGGTGATCACCGGGGTGGAGGCCGAGCCCGTCCTGCACGGCGCTCTGCACACTGCGCTGGGTGCCGTACGCGATGAGGTGTTCGGTTCGACCACCGCCTGA
- a CDS encoding DoxX family protein, with product MKKDAVALATLLATTGVLHFAVPRPFDSIVPRSLPGRRRTWTYVSGAAELAVAAAIAHPRTRKLGATAAAALFVGVFPANVKMAVDWRNASPAKRAIAFGRLPLQVPLVLWARRVAR from the coding sequence GTGAAAAAGGATGCCGTCGCCTTGGCCACGCTGCTGGCCACCACGGGAGTGCTGCACTTCGCCGTGCCGCGCCCGTTCGACTCGATCGTGCCGCGTTCGCTGCCCGGCCGCCGCCGCACGTGGACGTACGTGAGCGGCGCGGCCGAGCTCGCCGTGGCCGCGGCCATCGCCCACCCGCGGACACGCAAGCTCGGCGCGACGGCGGCCGCGGCGCTTTTCGTCGGCGTCTTCCCGGCCAACGTGAAGATGGCCGTGGACTGGCGCAACGCCTCCCCGGCGAAGCGCGCGATCGCCTTCGGACGGCTGCCGCTGCAGGTGCCGCTGGTGCTCTGGGCCCGCCGCGTGGCCCGCTGA
- a CDS encoding PAS domain-containing protein, with translation MKATQVRPTGVERSFGADEIIVTKTDPRGIITYANEVFLRTSALTEDEAVGQPHNLIRHPDMPRAIFKLLWDTLAEREEIFAYVVNLASDGAHYWVLAHVTPSFTPDGRLAGYHSNRRLPEPAAVHEIGRIYARIRSAEQQGSGRSAVDAGWQALLGELGDRTYDEFVWGLTNGARR, from the coding sequence ATGAAAGCAACCCAGGTGCGGCCGACCGGCGTGGAACGCTCATTCGGCGCGGACGAGATCATCGTGACGAAAACCGACCCGCGCGGCATCATCACGTACGCCAACGAGGTGTTCCTGCGCACCTCGGCGCTCACCGAGGACGAGGCCGTCGGGCAGCCGCACAACCTGATCCGTCATCCGGACATGCCGCGAGCCATCTTCAAGCTGCTCTGGGACACCTTGGCCGAGCGCGAGGAGATTTTCGCGTACGTGGTGAACCTCGCCTCGGACGGCGCGCACTACTGGGTGCTGGCCCACGTGACGCCGTCGTTCACCCCCGACGGGCGGCTCGCCGGTTACCACTCCAACCGGCGGCTGCCGGAGCCCGCGGCGGTGCACGAGATCGGCCGCATCTACGCGCGGATCCGCTCGGCCGAGCAGCAGGGATCGGGCCGCTCGGCCGTCGACGCGGGCTGGCAGGCGTTGCTGGGCGAGCTGGGCGATCGCACGTACGACGAGTTCGTCTGGGGCCTCACCAACGGGGCCCGGCGATGA
- a CDS encoding thiol-disulfide oxidoreductase DCC family protein, producing MTTTDDGPAGRGGGRAITSFTVLYDGGCPICRTARQWLQGRAQLVPLEFVPAGSLEARHRFPGLDHAATLRDITVIGDEGSVYTGEGAWAACLWALADYRGLSERMGSGAARAFIAAASAVRGRTRDLDYGDGCDDRCL from the coding sequence ATGACCACCACTGACGATGGCCCGGCCGGACGAGGGGGCGGCCGGGCCATCACCTCCTTCACCGTGCTCTACGACGGCGGCTGCCCGATCTGCCGGACGGCTCGTCAATGGCTTCAGGGGCGGGCCCAGCTCGTACCGCTGGAATTTGTGCCGGCCGGATCGCTCGAGGCCCGCCATCGGTTCCCGGGGCTCGATCACGCGGCGACCTTGCGGGACATCACCGTGATCGGGGACGAAGGCTCGGTCTACACCGGCGAGGGAGCGTGGGCGGCCTGCCTGTGGGCACTGGCCGACTATCGAGGGCTGTCGGAGCGGATGGGCTCGGGCGCGGCGCGGGCCTTCATCGCCGCGGCGTCGGCGGTCAGAGGCCGTACGCGGGACCTGGACTACGGTGACGGGTGTGACGACCGCTGCCTCTGA
- a CDS encoding ABC transporter ATP-binding protein codes for MSRRTGAWLDGRVRTPDEDTVIAFDQVSVIRGGNHLVRGLTWQVELDERWVILGPNGAGKTTALNLASGRLHPSRGTAWVLGERLGRTDINELRTRIGLATGQFAESVPPNERVVDVVVTAAWSVVGRWREQYDPQDVARARQLLEQLGMGALAEREFGTLSEGERKRTLIARSLMTDPELMLLDEPGAGLDLGGREDLIARLTELALDPDSPAMVLVTHHVEEIPPGFTHGLLLREGTVVAAGLLGEVMTADNLSKTFGLPLVVDRFGDRYAARAA; via the coding sequence CTGAGCCGCCGCACCGGTGCGTGGTTGGATGGACGCGTGCGAACGCCCGACGAAGACACAGTCATCGCCTTCGACCAGGTCAGCGTGATCCGTGGCGGAAACCATCTGGTCCGCGGCCTGACCTGGCAGGTCGAGCTGGACGAGCGGTGGGTGATCCTGGGTCCCAACGGCGCCGGCAAGACCACCGCGCTCAACCTGGCCTCGGGCCGGCTGCACCCGTCGCGCGGCACGGCGTGGGTGCTCGGCGAGCGCCTGGGCCGCACCGACATCAACGAACTGCGCACCCGCATCGGCCTGGCCACCGGGCAGTTCGCCGAGAGCGTGCCGCCGAACGAGCGGGTCGTCGACGTCGTCGTCACGGCCGCGTGGTCGGTCGTCGGCCGCTGGCGCGAGCAGTACGACCCGCAGGACGTGGCCCGGGCCCGCCAGCTGCTCGAGCAGCTCGGCATGGGCGCGCTGGCCGAGCGCGAGTTCGGCACGCTCTCCGAGGGTGAGCGCAAGCGCACCCTGATCGCCCGCTCGCTGATGACCGACCCCGAGCTGATGCTGCTCGACGAGCCGGGCGCCGGGCTCGACCTGGGCGGCCGCGAGGATCTGATCGCCCGGCTGACCGAGCTCGCCCTCGATCCCGACTCGCCGGCGATGGTGCTGGTCACGCATCACGTCGAGGAGATCCCGCCCGGCTTCACGCACGGCCTGCTGCTGCGTGAGGGCACGGTCGTCGCGGCCGGGCTGCTGGGCGAGGTGATGACGGCCGACAACCTGTCCAAGACCTTCGGGTTGCCGCTGGTCGTCGACCGGTTCGGCGACCGTTACGCGGCCCGGGCGGCCTGA
- a CDS encoding ribokinase, giving the protein MAPRIVVAGSANMDLVGLAPRLPRPGETVLGDDFLMMPGGKGANQAIAATRAGGHTVFLGAIGSDAFGVNLNARLHGAGVDMQHVRTSYGASGVAVIMVDHQGENAILVAPGANNAFVGLTAAEEAAIAAGDVLLCQQEIPVETVVAAARAARAGGTRTILNAAPARALPDELLACIDLLVVNETEALAVTGGTEIDVPGLLALVPRVVLTLGGSGSRYADREGRDETVPAFRVEVTDTTAAGDAFTGALAVAWGEGRDLVEAVHWANAAGAACVRRMGASNALPTRDEIDEVFRAG; this is encoded by the coding sequence ATGGCCCCGCGGATCGTCGTCGCCGGCAGCGCCAACATGGATCTGGTGGGGCTGGCCCCGCGCCTGCCCCGGCCGGGCGAGACCGTGCTCGGCGACGACTTCCTGATGATGCCGGGCGGCAAGGGCGCCAACCAGGCGATCGCCGCCACCCGGGCCGGCGGCCACACGGTGTTCCTGGGCGCGATCGGGTCGGACGCGTTCGGGGTCAACCTGAACGCCCGGCTGCACGGCGCCGGCGTCGACATGCAGCACGTCCGCACGAGTTACGGCGCGTCCGGCGTCGCGGTCATCATGGTCGACCACCAGGGCGAGAATGCGATCCTCGTCGCGCCCGGGGCCAACAACGCGTTCGTCGGCCTGACCGCCGCCGAGGAGGCCGCCATCGCCGCCGGCGACGTGCTGCTGTGCCAGCAGGAGATCCCGGTCGAGACGGTGGTCGCGGCGGCGCGGGCGGCCCGCGCGGGCGGCACCCGCACGATCCTCAACGCCGCGCCCGCCCGCGCCCTGCCCGACGAGCTGCTGGCCTGCATCGACCTGCTGGTCGTGAACGAGACCGAGGCGCTGGCCGTGACCGGTGGCACCGAGATCGACGTGCCCGGGCTGCTGGCCCTGGTGCCGCGGGTGGTGCTGACCCTGGGCGGCAGCGGCTCGCGCTACGCCGACCGGGAGGGCCGCGACGAGACCGTGCCCGCGTTCCGCGTCGAGGTCACCGACACCACCGCGGCCGGCGACGCCTTCACCGGTGCGCTGGCCGTGGCCTGGGGCGAGGGCCGCGACCTGGTCGAGGCGGTGCACTGGGCCAACGCGGCCGGTGCGGCCTGCGTGCGCCGGATGGGCGCCTCCAACGCGCTGCCCACCCGCGACGAGATCGACGAGGTCTTCCGGGCAGGCTGA
- a CDS encoding methyl-accepting chemotaxis protein, with translation MTDETLKLIADVCRQAAAGDLEVRLPSLGESPEAIDARAALNNLLDTSDAFLRESGAASAAAAEARFHRRILTRGLPGAFRHAADQMTASFEAMKVTADQVAEAASARVALADELESAVLTVSEQVATAATEMGASANGLADFAREAVSEAERGLATVESLRTASDQIRTAVDLINQVAKQTRLLALNATIEAARAGDAGRGFSVVAGEVKTLAAETSSSSDEIMGQVNTVQEVAQDAVAVLETVTSSIREMSGLVNGIATAVDGGGAPGTAGLSQLAEVLRSEVSRFVTTARAS, from the coding sequence ATGACCGACGAAACCCTGAAACTGATCGCTGACGTCTGCCGGCAGGCCGCCGCGGGCGACCTCGAGGTGCGCCTGCCCTCGCTGGGCGAATCACCCGAGGCGATCGACGCCCGGGCCGCGCTGAACAACCTGCTCGACACCAGCGACGCGTTCCTGCGGGAGTCCGGCGCGGCGTCCGCGGCCGCCGCCGAGGCCCGCTTCCACCGCCGCATCCTGACTCGCGGCCTCCCGGGGGCGTTCCGCCACGCGGCCGACCAGATGACCGCCTCGTTCGAGGCCATGAAGGTCACCGCCGACCAGGTGGCCGAGGCCGCCTCGGCCCGCGTCGCGCTGGCCGACGAGCTGGAGTCGGCCGTGCTGACCGTCTCGGAGCAGGTGGCGACGGCGGCGACCGAGATGGGCGCGTCGGCCAACGGGCTGGCCGACTTCGCCCGCGAGGCGGTCAGCGAGGCCGAGCGCGGCCTGGCCACCGTGGAGTCGCTGCGGACCGCGTCCGACCAGATCCGTACGGCGGTCGACCTGATCAACCAGGTGGCCAAGCAGACCCGGCTGCTCGCGCTGAACGCGACCATCGAGGCAGCCCGGGCGGGCGACGCGGGGCGCGGCTTCAGCGTGGTCGCGGGCGAGGTCAAGACGCTGGCCGCGGAGACCAGCTCGTCCAGCGACGAGATCATGGGGCAGGTCAACACCGTGCAGGAGGTCGCGCAGGACGCGGTGGCCGTGCTGGAGACGGTGACCAGCAGCATCCGCGAGATGAGCGGGCTGGTGAACGGCATCGCGACGGCGGTCGACGGCGGCGGCGCGCCCGGCACGGCCGGGCTCTCGCAACTGGCCGAGGTGCTGCGCTCCGAGGTGAGCCGGTTCGTGACGACGGCGCGGGCCTCGTAG
- a CDS encoding Hsp70 family protein produces MAIDQGEPKRHALGVDFGTSNTVAVARWPDGRARPILVDGSPLLPSAVYAETGGALVVGRDAVHSARLDPVRFEPNPKRRIDDGTVLLGEQEFPVVDLIAAVLARVAEEWHRAVGPVLPDVTLTCPATWGATRRSLLAEAAARAGLTNARLVAEPVAAATYFAEVLGRDVPIGSVVVVHDFGAGTFDASVVARTASGFEVMAIDGRDDIGGLDVDAAIVEHLRTDDWQRLLEPTTAQERRAQRQLWEEVRIAKERLSRAQSADFVVPLLDTEVHLTRDELEKLARPVLEQTVRVTKGLLDWAALPEGRLAGVFLVGGASRIPLVATLLHRELGEAPVVIEQPELVVAEGSILADAAMLATGAAAPGPTSELRLVSTGRAETATVRVATATVRVPGTTGLQPAVDPWPDADHGWVPDPHATVPTPKPKFEPSISMPPVSSSPPSSSHGMAAVRPISSRPVSPSRPPISRPRPQPQVSQAVRRTKKRGGFLRTLQVLLSVAIMILVPLAALVIAYGYGNGKSILVDAENLYEEIRSLLGF; encoded by the coding sequence ATGGCCATCGACCAAGGTGAGCCGAAACGGCATGCTCTCGGCGTGGACTTCGGCACCTCGAACACCGTCGCGGTGGCGCGCTGGCCCGACGGCCGCGCGCGCCCGATCCTGGTCGACGGCTCGCCGCTGCTGCCCTCGGCCGTCTACGCCGAGACCGGGGGCGCGCTCGTGGTCGGTCGCGACGCCGTGCACAGCGCCCGGCTCGACCCGGTGCGCTTCGAGCCCAACCCCAAGCGCCGCATCGACGACGGCACGGTGCTGCTGGGCGAGCAGGAGTTCCCGGTCGTCGACCTGATCGCGGCGGTGCTGGCCCGGGTGGCCGAGGAGTGGCATCGCGCGGTCGGCCCGGTGCTGCCCGACGTCACCCTGACCTGCCCCGCCACCTGGGGCGCGACCCGCCGTTCGCTGCTGGCCGAGGCCGCCGCCCGGGCCGGGCTGACCAACGCCCGCCTGGTCGCCGAGCCGGTCGCCGCGGCCACCTACTTCGCCGAGGTGCTCGGCCGCGACGTGCCGATCGGCTCGGTCGTGGTGGTGCACGACTTCGGCGCGGGCACGTTCGACGCGAGCGTGGTCGCCCGTACGGCCTCGGGTTTCGAGGTCATGGCGATCGACGGGCGCGACGACATCGGCGGTCTCGACGTCGACGCGGCCATCGTCGAGCACCTGCGCACCGACGACTGGCAGCGGCTGCTGGAGCCGACGACGGCGCAGGAACGGCGGGCCCAGCGCCAGCTCTGGGAGGAGGTGCGGATCGCCAAGGAGCGCCTCTCCCGGGCCCAGTCGGCCGATTTCGTGGTGCCGCTGCTCGACACCGAGGTGCACCTCACCCGTGACGAGCTCGAGAAGCTGGCCCGCCCGGTGCTCGAGCAGACCGTCCGCGTCACCAAGGGCCTGCTCGACTGGGCCGCGCTGCCCGAGGGGCGCCTGGCCGGCGTCTTCCTGGTCGGCGGGGCCAGCCGGATCCCCCTGGTGGCCACGCTGCTGCACCGCGAGCTGGGTGAGGCCCCGGTGGTGATCGAGCAGCCCGAGCTGGTGGTGGCCGAGGGCAGCATCCTGGCCGACGCGGCGATGCTGGCCACCGGGGCAGCCGCCCCCGGCCCGACCTCGGAGCTGCGGCTGGTCTCCACCGGGCGGGCCGAGACGGCCACCGTACGGGTCGCCACCGCGACCGTGCGCGTGCCCGGCACGACGGGCCTGCAGCCCGCGGTCGACCCGTGGCCCGACGCCGACCACGGCTGGGTGCCGGACCCGCACGCGACAGTGCCCACGCCGAAACCGAAATTCGAGCCCTCGATCTCCATGCCCCCGGTCTCGTCGTCACCGCCGTCGTCCTCGCACGGCATGGCCGCGGTCCGCCCGATCTCGTCGCGGCCGGTCTCGCCGTCCCGCCCGCCGATCTCCCGCCCGCGCCCTCAGCCGCAGGTCTCGCAGGCTGTGCGGCGCACCAAGAAGCGCGGCGGGTTCCTGCGGACGCTGCAGGTCCTGTTGAGCGTGGCCATCATGATCCTGGTCCCGCTGGCCGCGCTGGTTATCGCGTACGGCTACGGCAACGGCAAGTCGATCCTGGTCGACGCGGAAAACCTTTACGAAGAGATCCGAAGCCTTCTCGGTTTCTGA
- a CDS encoding DUF6232 family protein, with protein MKMTTYYRDPDVWITSTGVRMYGRDMRLEELLQVWHTRGRRSWGTIAGRGAVGLAILVPLVVGLLAVAVALVIDASTATTIALAGGGVLVGLATAPLADVLLERVDRSYDRGSRVREIWARTAEGDVLLLSTPDAARFGRIYRALQRALEPATRR; from the coding sequence ATGAAGATGACCACCTACTACCGGGATCCGGACGTGTGGATCACCTCCACCGGTGTCCGGATGTACGGACGCGACATGCGCCTGGAGGAATTGCTCCAGGTGTGGCACACGCGCGGCCGCCGTTCCTGGGGCACGATCGCGGGCCGGGGCGCGGTCGGGCTGGCCATCCTCGTTCCGCTCGTCGTCGGGTTGCTGGCCGTCGCGGTCGCGCTGGTCATCGACGCCTCCACCGCCACCACGATCGCCCTGGCCGGTGGTGGCGTGCTGGTCGGGCTGGCCACCGCGCCGCTGGCCGACGTGCTGCTGGAACGAGTCGACCGGTCGTACGACCGGGGCAGCCGGGTCCGGGAGATCTGGGCGCGCACCGCCGAGGGCGACGTGCTGCTGCTCAGCACCCCTGACGCGGCCCGGTTCGGCCGCATCTACCGAGCCCTGCAACGCGCGCTGGAACCTGCTACTCGCCGGTAA
- a CDS encoding TetR/AcrR family transcriptional regulator produces the protein MTTAASEPDPAEKPRRARGEQTRQLILETALRLFRERGYTETTMRAIAKEAGVAVGNAYYYFDSKEHLIQGFYDRNQTAHRAAAEPVLTTEKELASRLRGVLHAGIDVNEPYHSFAATFFKSAAEPTSPLSPFSKESSPAREAAIAIFREVVDGSSAKLDPELRKELPELLWLGWMGVILFWVYDKSPGQRRTRRLIDGAVPLIDRMVSLSRLRVLRPALRQVLALIETVRKDD, from the coding sequence GTGACGACCGCTGCCTCTGAACCTGATCCCGCGGAAAAGCCCCGTCGGGCGCGGGGCGAGCAGACCCGTCAGCTGATCCTCGAGACGGCGCTGCGGTTGTTCCGCGAGCGGGGTTACACCGAGACGACCATGCGGGCCATCGCCAAGGAGGCCGGGGTCGCGGTCGGCAACGCCTATTACTACTTCGACTCCAAGGAACACCTGATCCAGGGGTTCTACGACCGCAACCAGACCGCGCACCGGGCGGCCGCCGAGCCGGTGCTGACGACCGAGAAAGAACTGGCGTCCCGGCTGCGCGGCGTGCTGCACGCGGGCATCGACGTCAACGAGCCGTACCACTCGTTCGCGGCGACGTTCTTCAAGTCGGCCGCCGAGCCGACGTCGCCGCTGAGCCCGTTCTCCAAGGAGTCGTCGCCGGCCCGTGAGGCCGCCATCGCGATCTTCCGCGAGGTGGTCGACGGCTCTTCGGCGAAGCTCGACCCCGAGTTGCGCAAGGAGTTGCCCGAGCTGCTCTGGCTGGGCTGGATGGGCGTGATCCTCTTCTGGGTGTACGACAAGTCGCCCGGCCAGCGGCGCACCCGGCGCCTCATCGACGGCGCGGTGCCGCTGATCGACCGGATGGTGTCGCTGTCGCGGCTGCGCGTGCTGCGGCCGGCCTTGCGGCAGGTGCTGG
- a CDS encoding glycoside hydrolase family 3 protein: MAIDPALRRLALGTLLAAFKGGNAPGWAVTLLGEGLAGHTLFGTNVTDPAQVAALTARLREGRPDALIAIDEEGGDVTRLAHRTGSPYPGNAALGAVDDLDLTRAVYTAIGGDLVAAGVNLDLAPTVDVNTADDNPIIGTRSFGADPLLVARHARAAVDGLQSAGVAACAKHFPGHGATVTDSHLSLPTVDVTRELLETRDLPPFAAVAGAAKAVMSAHIRVPVLTGDDPATFSTAALQDLLRSTLGFDGVIVTDALEMAGAAAAAGGIPQAAVRALTAGADLLCIGAEVTHELVEAVVAAIVAGVPAARLEEAVARNTALAAWTTSPRTTPAVDGDLGLAAARRAVRVEGSLHDLSSPLVVQLASGHSIAEGVVPWGLAPHLDGVEQVEVVAASASAAQLTAHAGARPIVVVGRHTHRQESNRALIEQLSAAHTVGVVEMGWPSAWRPARARAFVTTHGASLANGRAAAEALGLAAN; this comes from the coding sequence ATGGCGATCGACCCCGCACTCCGCCGCCTCGCCCTCGGCACCCTGCTGGCGGCCTTCAAAGGTGGGAACGCTCCCGGCTGGGCCGTAACCCTGCTGGGCGAAGGATTGGCAGGCCACACCCTCTTCGGCACCAACGTGACGGACCCCGCCCAGGTGGCCGCGCTGACCGCGCGGCTGCGCGAGGGCCGCCCCGACGCGCTGATCGCGATCGACGAGGAGGGCGGCGACGTCACCCGGCTCGCGCACCGCACCGGGAGCCCCTACCCCGGCAACGCGGCGCTCGGCGCGGTCGACGACCTCGACCTCACCCGCGCGGTGTACACGGCAATCGGCGGCGACCTGGTCGCGGCCGGGGTGAACCTCGACCTGGCCCCCACCGTCGACGTCAACACGGCCGACGACAACCCGATCATCGGCACCCGCTCCTTCGGCGCCGACCCGTTGCTGGTGGCGCGGCACGCGCGGGCCGCGGTCGACGGGCTGCAGTCGGCCGGGGTGGCCGCCTGCGCCAAGCACTTCCCGGGCCACGGCGCGACGGTCACCGACTCGCACCTTTCGCTGCCGACCGTCGACGTCACCCGCGAACTCCTCGAGACGCGCGACCTGCCGCCCTTCGCCGCGGTGGCCGGGGCGGCCAAGGCCGTCATGTCGGCCCACATCCGGGTGCCGGTGCTGACCGGCGACGACCCGGCCACCTTCAGCACGGCCGCGCTGCAGGACCTGCTGCGCTCGACGCTGGGCTTCGACGGCGTGATCGTGACCGACGCCCTCGAGATGGCGGGGGCCGCCGCGGCGGCCGGGGGCATTCCCCAAGCCGCCGTACGGGCCCTGACCGCGGGAGCCGACCTGCTCTGTATCGGCGCCGAGGTGACCCACGAGCTCGTGGAGGCCGTGGTCGCGGCGATCGTGGCCGGGGTGCCGGCGGCCCGGCTGGAGGAAGCCGTGGCCCGCAACACCGCCCTCGCCGCGTGGACGACCTCACCCCGGACGACCCCGGCCGTCGACGGCGACCTCGGGCTGGCCGCGGCGCGCCGCGCGGTGCGGGTCGAGGGCTCGCTGCACGACCTCTCGTCGCCCCTGGTCGTGCAGCTGGCCTCGGGCCACTCGATCGCCGAGGGCGTGGTGCCGTGGGGCCTGGCCCCGCACCTCGACGGGGTGGAGCAGGTCGAGGTGGTGGCCGCCTCCGCGTCGGCCGCGCAGCTGACGGCGCACGCGGGCGCACGGCCGATCGTGGTGGTGGGGCGGCACACCCACCGGCAGGAGTCGAACCGGGCCCTGATCGAGCAGCTCTCGGCCGCCCATACCGTGGGCGTCGTCGAGATGGGCTGGCCGTCGGCGTGGCGGCCGGCGCGGGCGCGGGCCTTCGTCACGACCCACGGCGCCAGCCTGGCCAACGGGCGGGCCGCCGCCGAGGCCCTGGGGCTCGCCGCGAACTAG